TATGGATGTCctgatttttaaagataattttcCCTGTTTTTATGGACAATAAAGTACATCTACTCTACTCATATGGCGATTACCAAGTTTCCATCCACAGGCGACAACCGACAACATACTCTATCAATGCCCTGAACTAAAACAGTATTGACTTAAGTCGATTATACCCGACAGAGACCATTGCATCGCTGATAACATAAACCTGGGCAAATAATTTATCATTGTGGACGGCTTCACTACGTATACCGCCATCCTTCACTGATCTTAGTAGCACGCCATCCCTTGTGTAAAGCTACGGGTATCAATAGAAAAGTAGACTTTATCCTTTACATACTCAACTTCAGCCATGttaatttcacaacaattttatTCACGATCCCCTCAATGGTACCAATACAGAAAGAGATTCAATGAATGGATTTACGAACAGTTCTTTGTTCAGTTCTGacagattatattttttttttgtaaagagtAATAATTTACTTCCCATGCTACAACGTGGAACAGTGgcattttcattgataattgAGTCCGGCTTATTAAATGGGTTGTTCTCAGTAGTGCACTTGATCGTAcagaaaacttttacaattcttttattGCCCGGCTGCGTCACTTGCCAGTGTCAGTAGTGTCATGAAGTCTACcaccattttaatattcaaatttaatattCGTCAGTTTGTATAACCTGATGTACGGagattttcactgacaattaaCTGGGAGACAGAGAGACAAGGGTAATTTCCCAATGTTGCTGCCGAGCTCTGATGGATAAGTAAccctatgacctttgatgaagggatgagtcaagtgcataatataataataataataataatatttattactttaaaaaaaaaacgctttacatgtaaaaacatcTCAAAGCGCAGTACAAAACTGTTCTAAAAAGATctaaaaatactgtttaaaagaTGTGTTTTAAGATTAGCTTTAAAACTGCTAAAAGAGCAACATGAACGCAATAAAAATGGCAGCCTATTCCACAAACGTGGAGCACAAACGGAAAAAGCCCTGTCACCGTAAAAAGCTGTATTACAAATGGGTTGATAGAGCATATTTGTACCATGAACGGAAGAACGTAAGGCACGACCAGAAGAGCAAATGGTTAATAGTTCCTGAAGATATACAGGGGCCATGTCATGTAAAATCTTGTATACAATACAGAGAATCTTAAATTCAATACGTTTCTGTAGGGGTAACCAATGTAATCTACTCAACACAGGGGTAATGTGATCTGATTTCTTTGTTCTGGAAACTACACGTGCTGCCGAGTTCTGGATTAACTGAATCTTATTGAGTAGATTGCAAGGCAGACCATAAAGAAGACTATTACAATAGTCAAGCCTAGATGTTACAAAGGCATGGACTAATTTTTCTGTCGAGTCTTGATCTAAAAGATGTCGGATTTTACTTATTCTCCACAAAGCAAATGACGCTGATTTACATAAATTGGAAATGTGTGGTTTCATAGACATACATGAATCAAATAATACGCCAAGATCACGGACTGTAGGTGAAGAATGGACGACGACATCACCAACTTGAATGTCGCACTCCCGTGGTTGATTCCCCTTCACAAACTTAGAGGAAAATCTGATAACCTCAGTTTTACCTTCATTGAGAGCAAGCATGTTATTGCTCATCCACAGACGAATTTCCAGAATACAACTTTCAACCTGATCACAGGGGAAATTATCACGTGAGCAGACGACATACAACTGGGTGTCATCAGCATAGCACATAGTTTCCAGCTTGTGTTTAATTATTATGTCCTCAAGAGGTGCTGTGTATAAAGTGAATAACACGGGTCCAAGTACGGAACCCTGGGGGACACCACAATCAAGTGATTGTACTCCTGACACCACCGACCCAACACTCACTTTCATTGTTCTGTCTTGTAAATATGATTCAATCCATTTAAGAACAGTGCCATTAAAACCAAATCTGTGACGAAGTCTGTGTATCAGAATTTTATGGTCGATGGTGTCAAAAGCGGCTGACAAATCAAGAAGAACTAAAATAACATTATCCCGCTTGTCAAGAGCCTCAATACGTCATTTTGGACCCTAATGAGAGCGGTTTCGGTACTATGACCTTCTCGGTAGGCTGACTGACATTTCgcaaataaattattgttgGCCAGATGTGAATTGATTTGAGTTAAAGCAGATTTTTCAATCAACTTAGATATGTATGGTAAGTTCGAAACTGGTCTGtagtttttcaaaacattttgtcaagacCCGGTTTCTTCAATAAGGGACGTACAATGGCTGATTTACACAACTGTGGAAATTCACCTGATATAAATGAGGTATTAATTATATGCATAATTATTGGCGATACCTGGTGTATACACTGCTTTATCAAAACTGTTGGTACTGGATCTACACTTGAGGATTTGGAAGGTAATGAACTGATTAGTTTCTCAACAAACTCAATGGTTACTGGTTCAAAGGAACATAAACTGAGTCTAGCGTTAACAGAAATGTCAGATGGTGGAACAAATGACATCTTCTCACGAATCTGTTCAATCTTCGAATGAAAAAACTTAGCAAAGATATCAGGTAACTCAACAGGATCCAATTCCGGAATGGTTGAAGCTAGTGCACGCTTAGTGCCGGCAATGTCATCGATGATTCCAAAAAGATCTTTAGTGTCAGCATTAGCAATACGACTACGATGAAACGATGAATGTGCTTCTCGCAGTTTGGCCGTGTACTGATTCCGAGCAGATTTAAACATTTCCCCATGGACAACAAGACCAGTCTTCCTCCACTGTCTTTCAAGCTGACGGAGATTCCGACGTTCCGGTAACAGATCTTCAATAAACCAAGGAGCACGAGCTTTATCCAGGACGTACTTGTTAACAACAGGCGCAACCTCATCAATGGCCCATGTCATTGCATTGTTGTACATCTTCACAAGTTCGTCCACACATACATGTGGTCCGAAGTCACTTGAAGGTAATGATGACGCAATCTTTCGTTgaaaaatgtcaatgtcaatgttgGCAAGTTTCCTTGAAGATCGGAGAAGTTTACGTGGCTGTGGTCTTGTAAATATGCTTGAGAAATGCAAAGCAGCATGGTCAGATGGCAAGCACCAATCTGCTTCGATGTCATAAATGCAATGGTCAGCCGATCTAGTGATAATAAGATCCAATGTATGCCCTTTGGTATGCGTTGGACCGATCACATGTTGACGAAGTCCTATCGAATGAAGCAAGTCAGAGAACCTTTCTCCATCAGCGTTGGCAGGGTTGTCAACATGAATATTAAAGTCGCCAACTATGATCAATCTTCCAGCCGAGCAAATGACAGTCTCAAGGAAAGTGGAAAATTCACTCAGAAAGTCGTTAATAGTACCCTTTGGTGGCCTATAAACAACTATGAAGCGAACCACAGACGACAGAAAATTCAGGTTACCATCCATGATCTcaaaaaacttgaaagaaaaagTCTTATTTCGGGTGAATTTTAAGGTGGAACGTGTGATAACAGCGATGCCGCCCCCTCTTTGTTTTACACGTTGAACTTGGTGTATGTTGTAACCACTTAGCGATGATGTAAGACGTGCTGCAATGTTGTTGTCACTTTCTTTAAACCATGTCTCGGTGACTGCAAATACATCAGTGTTGTTTTCAATGATGGAATCAGTGACGGATTGTAGTTTCCCGTCTACAGATCGAGCATTCCATACTGTGAAATGAATATTACGTGGTTTGCAGAATAATGATTCCCTACGGACGGTGATGAGGTTAGATGCATGTACTGAACGAAAGCGCGACTGCCTCTGAGGTTTGAAGACATTCATGACAGTAGTTATAGCCTGACTAGAATCTTGTGGAGATGTTGCATGGTGCATGGCATATTTCGTATCATAAACCTCAAGAGGTAGACtattattcaataaaattatgattacTCAGATCGAGAAGTATCTGTCCATCGAATTCTAAAACAATGcacttgattatattttttgtgatattctgaacTACTCGGTTATTTGGGTGAACGATGCTATAAGGTCAAACACCAGATCGAAGGTATCTGGAACATAAACGACTCCACTCTCTAACTTTGGACACCGTATGTGTAGTGTCTCACCTATCTGTGCCTGGCTTGGGTTATGAGTAAGTACATGATGGGTCCTTTCTGCCTTAATTCCATATGGTTTTCGGCTGCTGAAgcttgataaaattatcgattttacGGCATTGTCATTGCTGTACGGCATTATTAGTGGAGtaatacagagaaaaatacgactgaaggaggaaaaaaatatagaactcCAGGGCGACgtgattgaaagtttttaaaatttaaagtttgatgatgatttaaGTTACTATGAAGCATCCTTTACAGAGGCCGACCAAAGTCTCGGTGGCCTGCAGATGGATAGGATaggcaaaagaaaaaagttgtcctgttccgataacccgacctaccctattttttagcCTGCGACCCTAAACTGTTTAgcaacgtaaacacggaagtaaaaaaaaagaaagaaaactccCGTAAATTCACGTGTTCGTcacctgatatttgatttttgcttgggaCGTCGACGTCTTTTATGTAATTAGTCCtttaatatgtatgatacgctttttctggaaatgttgtggtaaGTGTtagatcgccctgaacccctgaaaagtgcatatttaaaaaaaaatattggggaAAAAAACCAGCCGACCTACCTGCCCTattttgaaaccatgttattggaagagcaaaatttatttttttagttttaagtgttacaaatagcgttaacttttgatacaaatagggttagtatgacttctgtcagaaaagaagatttgttttgcattttagaCCAAAATTAGTGACTGATGCCCCCCACcaaattttggcatgtatctgaaaaacatgattacctCTTAGATGGAGGCCTTTTATCCCTAGAAACCTGCACGCCGAAATTTTATCTAATGAGTAGTTTaagaaaaatgagtttcgacaaggaaaaaaacaaggaaaatcgccccgaacatactaatatgtatatttcatcaagatttcatcaaatacggccaagtttttttgaaaattaggttttgtttcaagttggttaaattttgttacaaatagggttgattgttacaaatagggttgattgttacaaatagggttgacacgtcaaccctatttgtaacaatcaacccaatttgtaacaaaagtaaaccccatataggtttaatatgatttcggtcagaaaaatagatttttaacattttgaccaaaattggtgaaaattgccccgaaacaaacctttggcatgtatctgcacaactcgattatatcttatgAGTAGgtctcttatactaggcaacctgcacaacgaaagttaatctaacgagcattttcggaaaaaatgagtttcgacaagggaaaataaaattgccccaaaacatactaatatgtatatttcatcaagatttcatcaaatacggccaagttttttagaaattaggttttgttacaaatagggttgatttttacaaatagggttgattgttacaaatagggttgacacgtcacaatttgtaacaaaagttaaccccatataggtttagtatgatatcggtcagaaaacaagattttaacattttgaccgaaattggtgaaaattgccccgaaacaaacctatctgcacaactcgattatatcttacgagtaggcctcttatactaggcaacctgcacaacgaaagttatcTAGCGAGcatttcggaaaaatgagtttcgacaagggaaaaattaaaaattgccccaaaacatactaatatgtatatttcatcaagatttcatcaaatacggccaagttttttgaaaattaggtttttttacaaaattattaaattttttacaaatagagttgattgttacaaatagggttgattgttacaaatagggttgacacgtaaaccctatttgtaacaatcaacccaatttgtaacaaaatttaaccccatataggtttagtatgatttcggtcagaaaacaagatttttaacattttcgagatacattggtgaaaattgcccggaaacaaacttttggcatgtatctgcacgacttgattatatctaacgagtagggctcttatccctaggaacctgcacaacgaaatttaatctcacgagcattttcggaaaaatgagtttcaacaaggaaaacaaagaaaattgcccccgaacatactaatatgtatatttcatcaagatttcatcaaatacggccaagtttctttgaaaattaggttttgttacaaatagggttgattgttacaaatagggttgattgttacaaatagggttgacacgtcaaccctatttgtaacaatcaacccaatttgtaacaaaagttaaccccatataggtttaatatgatttcggtcagaaaacaagatttttaacatttttgaccgaaaatggtaaaaattgccctgaaacaaacccttggcatgtatctgcacaaatCGATTATATCTTatgagtaggcctcttatactaggcaacctgcacaacgaaagttaatctaacgagcattttcggaaaaaataagtttcgacaagggaaaaataaaaattgccccaaaacatactaatatgtatatttcatcaagatttcatcaaatacggccaagttttttagaaaattaggttttgtttcaagttggttaaattttgttacaaatagggttgattgttacaaatagggttgattgttacaaatagggttgacacgtcaaccctatttgtaacaatcaacccaatttgtaacaaaagttaacccaatataggtttagtatgatttcggtcagaaaacaagatttttaacattttcgaccgacattggtgaaaattgcccggaaacaaacttttggcatgtatctgcacgacttgattatatcttacgagtagggctcttatccctaggaacctgcacaacgaaatttaatctcacgagcattttcggaaaaatgagtttcaacaaggaaaacaaagaaaattgcccccgaacatactaatatgtatatttcatcaagatttcatcaaatacggccaagtttctttgaaattaggttttgttacaaatagggttgattgttacaaatagggttgacacgtcaaccctatttgtaacaatcaacccaatttgtaacaaaagttaaccccatataggtttaatATGATTTCgctcagaaaacaagatttttaacattttgaccgaaaatggtaaaaattgccctgaaaaataatcgcaatcatatcaatccataatccaatgacagtaggtcggaattcggaagacaatagttgtaaacatagacacaaaacagcacagaacagacagtaaatagacggtacacaaacaaagtcacattcatgaaagaaagatatatggacctctggccagaagaccaagaagtgatgtcagatgttttgaaaatattaagcaaacctttggcatgtatctgcacaaatCGATTATATCTTatgagtaggcctcttatactaggcaacctgcacaacgaaagttaatctaacgagcattttcggaaaaaataagtttcgacaaggaaaaaaataaaaattgccccaaaacatactaatatgtatatttcatcaagatttcatcaaatacggccaagttttttagaaaattaggttttgtttcaagttggttaaattttgttacaaatagggttgattgttacaaatagggttgattgttacaaatagggttgacacgtcaaccctatttgtaacaatcaacccaatttgtaacaaaagttaacccaatataggtttagtatgatttcggtcagaaaacaagatttttaacatttttgaccgaaaatggtgaaaattgccccaaaacaaacctttggcatgtatctgcacaaatcgattatatcttacgagtagggctcttatccctaggaacctgcacaacgaaagttaatctcacgatcattttcggaaaaatgagtttcaacaaggaaaacaaagaaaattgcccccgaacatactaatatgtatatttcatcaagatttcatcaaatacggccaagtttctttgaaaattaggttttgttacaaatagggttgattgttacaaatagggttgacatgtcacccctatttgtaacaatcaacccaatttgtaacaaaagcagtttcggaaaaatgagttttgacaaggaaaaaaaagaaaattgccctcaaacatacaaatatgcatattttattaatattttaacaaatacggcaaagtttttttgaaaattaagttttgttacaaatagggttgattgttacaaataggggtgatacaacACCAGTATATGTTGCGGTTTACCTGAAAGGTTAGTCATGAGGGGGCAGTATTCGATATTCGAAAGTTTCTTCGCTTCCTTACGAATAGGAATGAGCATCGGATGTGTGAAAACTGATTGAGCACTTGAGCTGTTATGTAATCGGTTCGTTCCAGGCCTCTCTTCACATTACACAGGATGTAATCACAGGGTCAAAGAGAGTCGTTACCAAGTTACACTGGGAAATGCTTATTTTACGCTACCAACCACATCAACTATGACGATACCAAAGATGGAATCGCTTACCAGCAAAGGTGCAGTATAAAACAAACATCCTGTTTCTCAGTAAATATTGATTATCTGTCCTTGTCTGAACTTCACGATTGAACCAGATGAACATATTGAGTCAATTTATCGCTAAGACTCCTTTCGGCATGCCCTTGACAGCGTTCAGATATATCGTGCTTCTATTCATGTTAGCCCTTTCCACCTTTGCAAATTGTGTCCATGCTGATGAACTACAACCGATGAATATACCGGCTCCTGAAATTAAAAAGAGAAGCACATTTGAATTTACCTACCTTGCGCGAGATATTTGGTTAATCATGTGGGTAGTCTTAGTGTTATGATTCCATTAGTCTGTAAGTACTCGTGAACAGAAAGGGCGTATCATACTGCCTACAGACATAATTACCTCTAAGAGTACAAACCCGACAGAAGTCATTAAGAAgaaattatgcatgccacattCATGCTTATTTCTGATCAAGTAATAGAAGCGTTTCCCTAAACAGCAATGTGCCACAGAAGAATGTTGTAAAACTGTACCTTTTGGAAAGGGCCTAATGCGTTGATGGACTGTTACTCACTTTTAACGATCTCTTGCTCGACCAAAGATATCACATAATTATCATTTCTATGAGTGGCAATGCTAGGCACTGTTTTAATCAAGTCTTCTTTGGTGTACAGCTGTGGAATATGTGGTCGTAAAATACCATACATTCTCTGAAACCAAAGGTGAAATGGAGTTGATTTTCAATGGatcaataattttcaaatgtaaatatgccGTGTTTGCGCATACGACCTTTTGCAAATACACTTATGTGGAATGCAGCTGCCTTTCTGGGTACAAATTTCAATGTACGTTGAAGGTAGAATGCATATAGGGACAATTTTTTGGACACCTTAAGatttacaatgcttttctggTCTGCTGTTGAGTGGATCTTTAAGCCCCTGGAGTAAATTGGGTTTTCATCTTCATTTTCAGTGCTGGGATACATCAACCTTTCACCTTcttgtttttttgaattttttttctaattctcATACCAGAATTATCATAAGATTATAGGCTCTTTAAATTTTCAAGTTATCGGTACAAAGACTGTGTCTCTGTTCCTTGCACTTGCACACTAACCATAATTTCTTCTCATATCTAATATAAGTTTAAAGTTTCTCTGAAAATGTATATCAGCAAAAgtctttgattttcaattttgtgatGAGTAGACCATCTTGTATAATGCTCAAAGTGTAGCATTTTGACAAGGAAATACAATCATTATAAAACAAACACTAGACTTTGGCGTGAATCCGAACTAAAATTAATTCCGTTTGTAAAGgaaagaataaatataaaattattgTATACGAATGGCTTTCAAATGGTCTTGGAAGAAAAAAACTGTGGCTATTTTGAAGGATTAAAATTCACTGCAACTGAAACTTgttattcaatatttttcatagaAAGTTTATAAATTGCTGCACTACGTTGAGACAACGCCGGTAATGATCGaatcaaaacaaagaatttcttCCAAGTTATATAAgacataaaactttgaacaTCACCTTGGCGAAAGGCGGGAATGCAAGATAGATGCAAGATATATTTTTTAACTTCATATAATTTTGGATGGCTTGGACTAGCTGCGGACTCTCCGACACCAGATTCAACCTCGTGAAATTACATAAATCCTTTCTATCCCACGTCGTACACCTAGAAAATAAAGAAACCATTCTCAGCATAGGCGATCCAAAAACTAAACTAGCACTATCATCTTATATTCTTTTAAAACACCATCTTTCGGAATTTTCTGCAAAACAATATCGTAAATCAGGTGAATACACTGATGATTCTCCTCAGTGCTTTCACGAAATTAAATTAGTGACAGTTCACGGCGAAACGATTAAGTTGTTTCGAATAGACATATCGACTTTTAGATGTATTGCttaaatgtcattttattttctatCAAGTACGTCAAAATGGCATGCTTTTACAAACTTGCATCATACCATTCTGTTTTTCGCCGTACACAATACGGCCGTTCGATTACGTCATTCATTACTTTAAACTTGATGATTCGTATATCATATGATCAAGACATGTGACTTTACTAAAGTGATACTGTGTATTCTGTATTTCGGTTTTAACCTATTAGATTTATCGATTGCCAGAATGTCGCATATTCGATTTGGTGGGGATTTGGCCTAGAGGTGTTGAGGACTACCCTGTGTGCTAGGTTATTTAGTGACGTTGTGCCAAGATGTGAGAATAAAAAATGCCgaaaaaatgtcaaagtgtTGAGGAtttatatacttatatataatcccccgtattccgaacgagtgtggctgcgtcgcgGACGAGTAATTcgccgtgtagcggccgtatccctccgagggggatacggccgctacacggggaatcaggAGTCCTTGACGCAGacacacgagtgaggaatacgggggggttatatatttatcacatgcattaCCCAGATTCTCTTGAATAAACCTTTCTGGAGTGATAATTACTGGGAAAGAACGAGAgggagtattttacaagaattcatatGCTTGTGTTATGCGGTCGTGGTTGGGTATCAGTTGACTTGACTGCGCTCAGCTGTGCCTGTCGAGGTTAACTTCGAGCACGCCGAAGCTACTCTTATTAGCGTCTTTTGTAGGGCTTTTTCAGTGCGaattaataatctttacggccctgatacgggttttgcggaccgaggttatttgttctgttgtggaacGCGTCGCGAGCTTGTTCTATGCGAACGCCAATGTCACTACTGAATGAGCACAGGTGAGTAATTGATCCTGCTCgctaaaatacactttctcagcaaaacattgagaggagactatcaagcacttgttttaaaccaattttgatcggaataagattcgaactgtctacaatttgcttcaaaactacaagcgaagcgcatagaaacgggttcgaatctcgcgctgacgtgctttcgaatggaatgtacgtggatagcaacgcgcgtagcaacgacaacgaaaaagttcgaaaaagcgcacacactaccttatttgggcaaagtgtgcctgggcgtgatacggCAACTTGTTACACACCTGTAACAGCGCcttttcccataggtttacataatacgtgaatctaggtatatgattAGCCGAAATACTATTTCAAATGCAAGGCATTTATTTGGTACttactataacatcaatttgagtgaaaattcattcataaaattattggacgTGCAAGCGGGACGTCGCGACACTCAGCCGCGGCTACCGAGAacgggttatttttgtcaatattcgaacatcattcaaagaattctgctttgcaaagtttgtatgaaattttcaaaattaccaattattatgttttacgaaattatcaattgtatgtttaaaattttacgaataaaatgGGCTTATTAAATATTATGACGAACAGTGTTCGGCTCTGACTCAATCGGTAAGACTACAAGCAACGAGTCTATCTTTCTCAGACGCGAGACGAGGGAAGTTCACAATAAGGTAAATACAGGAAACGTACGTGATGCACAATATCCATGGACAAAGCAATAGTTTGCACCTTTAAATGCGTCGATAACCTTGTGAACTAgtcgctcttgaaaaataaaatagcgtTTCTTCTGATGACTCTCAAGTCTAAAGTTAAGTATCGTCATTGCTTTCAGAAATAATGAACGCTCTCCGCCTCTTCGGCTCGACCCGGGGGCTCGATTCGTTAACTGCC
The DNA window shown above is from Ptychodera flava strain L36383 chromosome 5, AS_Pfla_20210202, whole genome shotgun sequence and carries:
- the LOC139133693 gene encoding uncharacterized protein is translated as MDGNLNFLSSVVRFIVVYRPPKGTINDFLSEFSTFLETVICSAGRLIIVGDFNIHVDNPANADGERFSDLLHSIGLRQHVIGPTHTKGHTLDLIITRSADHCIYDIEADWCLPSDHAALHFSSIFTRPQPRKLLRSSRKLANIDIDIFQRKIASSLPSSDFGPHVCVDELVKMYNNAMTWAIDEVAPVVNKYVLDKARAPWFIEDLLPERRNLRQLERQWRKTGLVVHGEMFKSARNQYTAKLREAHSSFHRSRIANADTKDLFGIIDDIAGTKRALASTIPELDPVELPDIFAKFFHSKIEQIREKMSFVPPSDISVNARLSLCSFEPVTIEFVEKLISSLPSKSSSVDPVPTVLIKQCIHQVSPIIMHIINTSFISGEFPQLCKSAIVRPLLKKPGLDKMF